Proteins encoded within one genomic window of Haematobia irritans isolate KBUSLIRL chromosome 5, ASM5000362v1, whole genome shotgun sequence:
- the LOC142239105 gene encoding uncharacterized protein LOC142239105 translates to MNPQQMDWRSISSSTSSDGFRRQNERIRPPPFNNYIFDDLYQYYLCGSDEYVSFLNRTPVRTILRNAPERIPQQGISVRMKNLLAFFARNLMSYEKCVCIACDEMNVNALGGPLNETTKIRVFSMSSVAMRRQWSVVVAYYPLTRYSKCGLDVRQLKDVLQAVGEAGFKPYFCCSDSLSQIRAACNEEDHLFILRPELNPLNDNVLCIFDIIHAINLARKYIITELIDMNTIPELFKLKYRYRSKQFLQFYDTNTGNYAFNRDFFSSDFVHLQSHTEDVRDILQKLHNLLNSNFAKYEFEKLVYRDIETIDEYVQFFMQHGGPLNNLAYALMGIKAAATTIFPKFDIVNIIKCRSLTTVWLEQLFSIWRHNYPIRTTSLYPTLYLIGRLYSQYYIAGNPYKTRHFQYISDLEKEMEIFEINF, encoded by the exons ATGAATCCACAGCAAATGGATTGGAGAAGCATTAGCAGTTCAACCTCAT CTGACGGATTTAGACGCCAAAATGAAAGGATTAGACCCCCACCTTTCAACAACTATATATTTGACGATCTCTATCAATATTATTTATGTGGAAGTGATGAATATGTTTCCTTCTTAAATC GCACACCTGTTCGAACAATATTAAGAAATGCACCTGAAAGGATACCGCAACAAGGCATTTCAGTAAggatgaaaaatttgttggcgTTTTTCGCAAGAAATTTAATGTCGTATGAAAAATGCGTATGTATAGCATGCGACGAGATGAATGTCAATGCTTTGGGGGGACCCTTGAATGAAACAACCAAAATTCGGGTCTTCTCCATGAGCAGTGTTGCGATGAGGAGACAGTGGTCTGTAGTGGTGGCGTACTACCCATTGACAAGGTACAGCAAATGTGGTTTAGATGTTCGACAACTTAAAGATGTTCTACAAGCGGTGGGAGAGGCCGGATTTAAGCCATATTTTTGCTGTAGCGATTCACTGTCGCAAATAAGAGCTGCATGCAATGAGGAAGACCACCTCTTCATATTAAGACCAG AACTAAATCCTCTAAATGATAATGTTTTATGCATTTTCGACATAATTCATGCAATAAATTTAGCAAGGAAATATATTATAACCGAACTTATTGACATGAATACAATTCCTGAGCTATTCAAGCTTAAATATCGCTATCGTTCTAAACAATTCCTCCAATTTTATGACACTAACACCGGCAACTATGCGTTTAACAGAGATTTTTTTTCATCTGATTTTGTTCATTTGCAATCTCACACGGAAGATGTTAGggatattttacaaaaactccacaaccttttaaattcaaattttgccaaatacgaatttgaaaaattggtttatagagATATTG aaacaaTCGATGAGTATGTCCAATTTTTCATGCAGCATGGGGGACCATTGAATAACTTGGCATACGCTCTAATGGGCATTAAAGCGGCGGCTACGACCATATTCCCAAAATTTGATATTGTGAATATAATCAAATGCAGATCTCTAACCACTGTGTGGTTAGAACAATTATTTTCAATCTGGCGTCACAATTACCCCATTAGAACAACGTCGTTGTATCCCACATTGTATCTTATTGGGAGATTATACTCCCAATATTACATAGCGGGAAACCCATACAAAACAAGGCATTTCCAATACATTTCAGATCTTGAAAAAGAAatggaaatatttgaaataaatttttaa